In a genomic window of Callithrix jacchus isolate 240 chromosome 22, calJac240_pri, whole genome shotgun sequence:
- the GPR108 gene encoding protein GPR108 isoform X3: MIREKNPNGFLSAAEMPLFKLYMVMSACFLAAGIFWVSILCRNTYSVFKIHWLMAALAFTKSISLLFHSINYYFINSQGHPIEGLAIMHYITHLLKGALLFITIALIGSGWAFIKYVLSDKEKKVFGIVIPLQVLANVAYIIIESREEGTSDYGLWKEILFLVDLICCGAILFPVVWSIRHLQDASGTDGKVAVNLAKLKLFRHYYVMVICYVYFTRIIAILLRVAVPFQWQWLYQLLVEGSTLAFFVLTGYKFQPAGDNPYLQLPQEDEEDVQMEQVMTDSGFREGLSKVNKTASGRELL; encoded by the exons ATGATCCGGGAGAAGAACCCCAATGGCTTCCTGTCAGCAGCGGAGATGCCACTTTTCAAGCTCTACATGGTCATGTCCGCCTGCTTTCTGGCTGCTGGCATCTTCTGGGTGTCcatcctttgcaggaacac GTACAGCGTCTTCAAGATCCactggctcatggcagccttggcCTTCACCAAGAGTATCTCTCTGCTCTTCCACAGC ATCAACTACTACTTCATCAACAGCCAGGGCCACCCCATCGAGGGCCTCGCCATCATGCACTACATCACGCACCT GCTGAAGGGCGCCCTCCTTTTCATCACCATCGCCCTGATTGGTTCAGGCTGGGCCTTCATTAAGTACGTCCTGTCGGATAAGGAGAAGAAGGTCTTTGGGATCGTGATCCCCCTGCAG GTCCTGGCCAATGTGGCCTATATCATCATCGAGTCCCGAGAGGAGGGCACCAGTGACTATGGGCTGTGGAAGGAGATTCTGTTCCTGGTGGACCTCATCTGCTGCGGCGCCATCCTGTTCCCCGTCGTCTG GTCCATCCGGCATCTCCAGGACGCATCTGGCACAGACGGGAAGG TGGCAGTGAACCTGGCCAAGCTGAAGCTGTTCCGGCATTACTATGTCATG GTCATCTGCTACGTCTACTTTACGCGTATCATTGCCATCCTGCTGCGGGTGGCTGTGCCCTTCCAGTGGCAGTGGCTGTACCAG CTGTTGGTGGAGGGCTCCACCCTGGCCTTCTTCGTGCTCACGGGCTACAAGTTCCAGCCCGCAGGAGACAATCCGTACCTACAGCTGCcccaggaagatgaggaggaCGTCCAGATGGAGCAAGT AATGACGGACTCTGGGTTCCGGGAAGGCCTCTCCAAAGTCAACAAAACAGCCAGCGGGCGGGAACTGTTGTGA
- the GPR108 gene encoding protein GPR108 isoform X1: protein MAVCERRGLGRGSLAEWGQRLLLLLLLLLLGSCSGRIHRLALTGEKRANIQLNSFGFYTNGSLEVDLSLLRLGLREAEEKSLLVGFSLSRVRSGRVHSYSTQDFQDCPLQKNSSSFLVLFLINTKDLQVQVRKYGEQKKLFIFPGLLPDVPSEPGLPKPEPTVPHKVDSGTSAASKPKSTPAVSQSPSGKDKELVLGLSHLNNSYNFSFHVVIGSQAEEGQYSLNFHNCNNSVPGKERPFDITVMIREKNPNGFLSAAEMPLFKLYMVMSACFLAAGIFWVSILCRNTYSVFKIHWLMAALAFTKSISLLFHSINYYFINSQGHPIEGLAIMHYITHLLKGALLFITIALIGSGWAFIKYVLSDKEKKVFGIVIPLQVLANVAYIIIESREEGTSDYGLWKEILFLVDLICCGAILFPVVWSIRHLQDASGTDGKVAVNLAKLKLFRHYYVMVICYVYFTRIIAILLRVAVPFQWQWLYQLLVEGSTLAFFVLTGYKFQPAGDNPYLQLPQEDEEDVQMEQVVCGEVEGVHVDQAPSSPGFRFPNKPSWKKSPFLPPSIGQPCPHPGTTLPSSCIYNNDQSVLLRRCLAFLGIEVYT, encoded by the exons ATGGCAGTGTGCGAGAGGAGGGGGCTCGGCCGCGGGAGCCTCGCGGAGTGGGGGCAGCGGCTActtctgctgttgctgctgctgctgctgggcagCTGCTCCGGGCGCATCCACCGGCTGGCGCTGACG GGGGAGAAGCGAGCAAACATCCAGCTGAACAGTTTTGGTTTCTACACCAATGGCTCCCTGGAGGTGGACTTGAGCCTCCTGCGGCTGGGCCTCCGGGAGGCAGAAGAGAAGTCCCTGCTG GTGGGGTTCAGTCTCAGCCGGGTTCGATCTGGCAGAGTGCACTCGTATTCA ACGCAGGATTTCCAGGACTGCCCTCTCCAGAAAAACAGTAGCAGCTTCCTGGTCCTGTTCCTCATCAACACCAAGGATCTGCA gGTCCAGGTTCGGAAATATGGAGAGCAGAAGAAGTTATTCATCTTTCCCGGGCTCCTTCCCGATGTGCCCTCTGAACCAGGGCTCCCGAAGCCAGAGCCCACAGTACCCCACAAGGTGGATAGTG GGACCTCTGCAGCCAGCAAGCCCAAGTCAACACCCGCAGTGTCTCAG AGTCCTAGCGGGAAGGACAAGGAGCTGGTGTTGGGCCTGAGCCACCTCAACAACTCCTACAACTTCAGT TTCCATGTGGTGATTGGCTCTCAGGCAGAGGAAGGCCAGTACAGCCTGAACTTCCACAACTGCAACAATTCGGTGCCAGGAAAGGAGCGTCCATTCGACATCACG GTGATGATCCGGGAGAAGAACCCCAATGGCTTCCTGTCAGCAGCGGAGATGCCACTTTTCAAGCTCTACATGGTCATGTCCGCCTGCTTTCTGGCTGCTGGCATCTTCTGGGTGTCcatcctttgcaggaacac GTACAGCGTCTTCAAGATCCactggctcatggcagccttggcCTTCACCAAGAGTATCTCTCTGCTCTTCCACAGC ATCAACTACTACTTCATCAACAGCCAGGGCCACCCCATCGAGGGCCTCGCCATCATGCACTACATCACGCACCT GCTGAAGGGCGCCCTCCTTTTCATCACCATCGCCCTGATTGGTTCAGGCTGGGCCTTCATTAAGTACGTCCTGTCGGATAAGGAGAAGAAGGTCTTTGGGATCGTGATCCCCCTGCAG GTCCTGGCCAATGTGGCCTATATCATCATCGAGTCCCGAGAGGAGGGCACCAGTGACTATGGGCTGTGGAAGGAGATTCTGTTCCTGGTGGACCTCATCTGCTGCGGCGCCATCCTGTTCCCCGTCGTCTG GTCCATCCGGCATCTCCAGGACGCATCTGGCACAGACGGGAAGG TGGCAGTGAACCTGGCCAAGCTGAAGCTGTTCCGGCATTACTATGTCATG GTCATCTGCTACGTCTACTTTACGCGTATCATTGCCATCCTGCTGCGGGTGGCTGTGCCCTTCCAGTGGCAGTGGCTGTACCAG CTGTTGGTGGAGGGCTCCACCCTGGCCTTCTTCGTGCTCACGGGCTACAAGTTCCAGCCCGCAGGAGACAATCCGTACCTACAGCTGCcccaggaagatgaggaggaCGTCCAGATGGAGCAAGT CGTatgtggggaggtggagggggtCCACGTGGACCAGGCGCCCAGCTCCCCGGGATTCCGGTTCCCCAACAAACCCAGTTGGAAGAAGAGCCCCTTCCTACCCCCAAGTATTGGGCAGCCCTGTCCTCACCCTGGGACCACCCTCCCTTCCAGCTGTATATACAATAATGACCAATCTGTTTTGCTACGCCGGTGTCTTGCCTTTTTGGGGATTGAGGTCTACACATAG
- the GPR108 gene encoding protein GPR108 isoform X2, whose amino-acid sequence MAVCERRGLGRGSLAEWGQRLLLLLLLLLLGSCSGRIHRLALTGEKRANIQLNSFGFYTNGSLEVDLSLLRLGLREAEEKSLLVGFSLSRVRSGRVHSYSTQDFQDCPLQKNSSSFLVLFLINTKDLQVQVRKYGEQKKLFIFPGLLPDVPSEPGLPKPEPTVPHKVDSGTSAASKPKSTPAVSQSPSGKDKELVLGLSHLNNSYNFSFHVVIGSQAEEGQYSLNFHNCNNSVPGKERPFDITVMIREKNPNGFLSAAEMPLFKLYMVMSACFLAAGIFWVSILCRNTYSVFKIHWLMAALAFTKSISLLFHSINYYFINSQGHPIEGLAIMHYITHLLKGALLFITIALIGSGWAFIKYVLSDKEKKVFGIVIPLQVLANVAYIIIESREEGTSDYGLWKEILFLVDLICCGAILFPVVWSIRHLQDASGTDGKVAVNLAKLKLFRHYYVMVICYVYFTRIIAILLRVAVPFQWQWLYQLLVEGSTLAFFVLTGYKFQPAGDNPYLQLPQEDEEDVQMEQVMTDSGFREGLSKVNKTASGRELL is encoded by the exons ATGGCAGTGTGCGAGAGGAGGGGGCTCGGCCGCGGGAGCCTCGCGGAGTGGGGGCAGCGGCTActtctgctgttgctgctgctgctgctgggcagCTGCTCCGGGCGCATCCACCGGCTGGCGCTGACG GGGGAGAAGCGAGCAAACATCCAGCTGAACAGTTTTGGTTTCTACACCAATGGCTCCCTGGAGGTGGACTTGAGCCTCCTGCGGCTGGGCCTCCGGGAGGCAGAAGAGAAGTCCCTGCTG GTGGGGTTCAGTCTCAGCCGGGTTCGATCTGGCAGAGTGCACTCGTATTCA ACGCAGGATTTCCAGGACTGCCCTCTCCAGAAAAACAGTAGCAGCTTCCTGGTCCTGTTCCTCATCAACACCAAGGATCTGCA gGTCCAGGTTCGGAAATATGGAGAGCAGAAGAAGTTATTCATCTTTCCCGGGCTCCTTCCCGATGTGCCCTCTGAACCAGGGCTCCCGAAGCCAGAGCCCACAGTACCCCACAAGGTGGATAGTG GGACCTCTGCAGCCAGCAAGCCCAAGTCAACACCCGCAGTGTCTCAG AGTCCTAGCGGGAAGGACAAGGAGCTGGTGTTGGGCCTGAGCCACCTCAACAACTCCTACAACTTCAGT TTCCATGTGGTGATTGGCTCTCAGGCAGAGGAAGGCCAGTACAGCCTGAACTTCCACAACTGCAACAATTCGGTGCCAGGAAAGGAGCGTCCATTCGACATCACG GTGATGATCCGGGAGAAGAACCCCAATGGCTTCCTGTCAGCAGCGGAGATGCCACTTTTCAAGCTCTACATGGTCATGTCCGCCTGCTTTCTGGCTGCTGGCATCTTCTGGGTGTCcatcctttgcaggaacac GTACAGCGTCTTCAAGATCCactggctcatggcagccttggcCTTCACCAAGAGTATCTCTCTGCTCTTCCACAGC ATCAACTACTACTTCATCAACAGCCAGGGCCACCCCATCGAGGGCCTCGCCATCATGCACTACATCACGCACCT GCTGAAGGGCGCCCTCCTTTTCATCACCATCGCCCTGATTGGTTCAGGCTGGGCCTTCATTAAGTACGTCCTGTCGGATAAGGAGAAGAAGGTCTTTGGGATCGTGATCCCCCTGCAG GTCCTGGCCAATGTGGCCTATATCATCATCGAGTCCCGAGAGGAGGGCACCAGTGACTATGGGCTGTGGAAGGAGATTCTGTTCCTGGTGGACCTCATCTGCTGCGGCGCCATCCTGTTCCCCGTCGTCTG GTCCATCCGGCATCTCCAGGACGCATCTGGCACAGACGGGAAGG TGGCAGTGAACCTGGCCAAGCTGAAGCTGTTCCGGCATTACTATGTCATG GTCATCTGCTACGTCTACTTTACGCGTATCATTGCCATCCTGCTGCGGGTGGCTGTGCCCTTCCAGTGGCAGTGGCTGTACCAG CTGTTGGTGGAGGGCTCCACCCTGGCCTTCTTCGTGCTCACGGGCTACAAGTTCCAGCCCGCAGGAGACAATCCGTACCTACAGCTGCcccaggaagatgaggaggaCGTCCAGATGGAGCAAGT AATGACGGACTCTGGGTTCCGGGAAGGCCTCTCCAAAGTCAACAAAACAGCCAGCGGGCGGGAACTGTTGTGA